The following coding sequences are from one Arthrobacter crystallopoietes window:
- a CDS encoding LacI family DNA-binding transcriptional regulator — MSEVQGAPTIYDVARVAGVSSSTVSRAFARPGRVSHETAQKIFAAAIELGYRSKPMNGSGQPGGTRTSMIALVIADIRNPVYAEMVRGAEAAAAEAGYTMLLAHTQESDRRERQALERAMSTVDGIVLSSSRMSDSAIRMMAKQKPTIVMNRAVADVASVVTDNARGIRRAAEHLGEHGHETITYLAGPEASWADGMRWRSLREAALELELNVRRTAPAQPTVRGGEDVAAEWLQHRTSAVIAYNDQMAIGFIRALQQQGFSVPEDVSVVGFDNSYGADLITPALTTIAAPLYALGTTAVNNLLAFAAGAKSQSGQPVVLPTRLVVRNSTARRTKR; from the coding sequence ATGAGTGAAGTTCAGGGGGCGCCGACTATTTACGACGTCGCCCGGGTTGCTGGCGTGTCCTCATCCACGGTTTCGCGGGCCTTTGCTCGGCCTGGCCGGGTGAGCCATGAAACGGCGCAGAAGATTTTTGCGGCTGCGATTGAGCTCGGTTATCGGTCCAAGCCGATGAACGGGTCAGGGCAGCCTGGCGGAACGCGCACATCCATGATCGCGTTGGTCATCGCCGACATCCGGAACCCGGTGTATGCGGAGATGGTCCGCGGCGCCGAAGCGGCGGCAGCCGAAGCCGGCTACACCATGCTCCTTGCACACACCCAGGAATCCGACCGCCGCGAACGCCAGGCGTTAGAGCGGGCCATGTCCACGGTTGACGGGATTGTACTTTCCAGTTCCCGTATGTCGGATTCTGCCATCCGGATGATGGCCAAGCAGAAACCGACGATCGTGATGAACAGGGCAGTGGCGGATGTCGCCAGCGTGGTTACCGATAACGCCAGGGGGATCCGCCGTGCCGCAGAGCACCTGGGCGAACACGGCCACGAAACCATCACCTATCTGGCGGGTCCGGAAGCTTCGTGGGCGGACGGCATGCGTTGGCGGTCCCTGCGGGAGGCTGCTCTGGAGCTTGAACTGAATGTCCGGCGCACGGCACCGGCTCAGCCCACGGTTCGCGGCGGGGAGGACGTGGCCGCCGAATGGCTTCAGCATCGTACGTCAGCAGTAATCGCCTATAACGACCAGATGGCCATTGGCTTCATCCGCGCGCTGCAGCAGCAAGGGTTTAGCGTGCCGGAGGACGTCAGTGTGGTGGGCTTCGACAACAGTTACGGCGCGGATCTGATAACGCCAGCGTTGACGACGATTGCGGCACCGCTATATGCCTTGGGCACAACGGCGGTGAATAACCTGTTGGCGTTCGCCGCTGGGGCGAAGTCCCAATCGGGTCAGCCGGTTGTCCTGCCGACCCGATTGGTTGTGCGTAATTCAACGGCCAGGCGTACCAAGCGTTAG